From a region of the Roseivirga sp. 4D4 genome:
- the gatB gene encoding Asp-tRNA(Asn)/Glu-tRNA(Gln) amidotransferase subunit GatB translates to MNKVITKLRDAGFQAVVGLEVHVQLNTDSKIFSSDPNTSDAQPNENISVISLGHPGTLPVLNKEVVEKAILMGLACGCEITEVNHFARKSYFYPDLPKGYQTTQDKTPICVGGKVELFGEGFQQPYVELHHIHMEEDAGKSIHDEGESTLIDLNRAGSPLIEIVTEPSIKGPDEASAFLQEIRRIVRFLGISEANMEKGELRCDANISIMPIGSEQLGNKVEVKNMNSFSNVRRAISHELERQLKMLQSNEHIDVETRTFDPNTGKTASMRFKETMNDYRYFPCPDLPPVVIEAPYLDSLKANMETTPSEYRQLFKAEYQLSDYDIALLTEEKETARYFHALCEKVANKKAAANWLNGAVKGLLNERNLSIDELGISIERMAGLIDLLEAGRLNNTVATHTVLPEMLNNDLSALHIAESKDLLSVDNVDALDDMVTEVLLSLPKEVEAFKQGKKKLMGLFMGQVMKKSQGKADAKQVQKILNKKLNG, encoded by the coding sequence GTGAACAAAGTCATCACCAAATTAAGAGACGCGGGTTTTCAGGCGGTTGTTGGCCTTGAGGTTCATGTACAGCTGAATACGGATTCAAAGATATTTTCTTCAGATCCGAATACCTCTGATGCACAACCCAATGAGAACATCAGTGTCATTTCATTAGGACATCCTGGCACACTGCCCGTTTTGAATAAGGAGGTGGTAGAAAAGGCCATTCTTATGGGCTTAGCCTGTGGTTGTGAGATTACGGAAGTCAATCATTTTGCCCGTAAGAGCTATTTCTATCCGGATTTACCGAAGGGTTATCAGACAACACAGGATAAAACACCGATCTGTGTTGGCGGAAAGGTAGAATTATTCGGAGAAGGTTTTCAGCAGCCTTATGTAGAGCTCCACCATATCCATATGGAAGAGGATGCGGGCAAGTCGATTCATGATGAAGGAGAATCTACTCTAATCGACTTGAACAGGGCAGGAAGTCCATTAATTGAAATTGTGACCGAACCAAGTATCAAAGGTCCGGATGAGGCATCGGCCTTTTTACAAGAAATTCGAAGAATTGTACGCTTTTTAGGCATTAGTGAGGCCAATATGGAGAAAGGAGAACTTCGTTGTGATGCCAATATCTCAATCATGCCAATTGGTTCAGAACAGTTGGGAAATAAGGTAGAGGTGAAGAACATGAACTCCTTTAGCAATGTTCGTAGGGCGATTTCGCATGAACTCGAGCGTCAATTGAAGATGCTCCAGTCTAATGAACACATTGATGTCGAGACAAGGACCTTTGACCCAAATACAGGAAAGACTGCCAGCATGAGATTTAAAGAAACGATGAATGATTATCGTTACTTTCCTTGCCCAGATTTGCCTCCTGTGGTAATAGAAGCACCATATCTAGACTCATTGAAGGCTAATATGGAAACCACACCAAGTGAGTACAGGCAACTATTCAAAGCTGAATATCAGCTATCTGACTACGATATTGCGCTTTTAACGGAAGAGAAGGAAACTGCCAGATACTTTCATGCGTTGTGTGAGAAGGTAGCGAACAAGAAGGCTGCGGCCAATTGGCTCAATGGTGCAGTAAAGGGTCTGTTGAATGAAAGAAACTTGTCCATTGATGAACTTGGAATTTCGATAGAAAGAATGGCAGGTTTGATCGATCTCTTAGAAGCGGGTCGCTTGAATAATACAGTTGCCACTCATACCGTTTTGCCTGAGATGCTCAACAATGATTTGAGTGCTTTGCATATCGCTGAAAGCAAGGATTTACTCTCAGTTGATAATGTAGACGCCCTTGATGACATGGTAACGGAGGTATTATTATCTTTACCCAAGGAAGTGGAAGCCTTTAAACAAGGCAAAAAGAAATTAATGGGACTGTTTATGGGCCAAGTGATGAAAAAGAGCCAGGGCAAAGCAGATGCAAAACAGGTCCAGAAAATATTGAATAAGAAGTTAAACGGATAG
- a CDS encoding TlpA family protein disulfide reductase, whose amino-acid sequence MKKFLNLLIIAFVVNACGSSKDGMIKITGTIENPIPQGEVILERYETGQITPVLTAYSDHKGNFEIETEIDGPGFYRINVYGQQFETIVLDGDDLKVEAEGQGGSMIRVTGSDDAEYIEQLYDYLGEYRDVVTAFNQKYINARDSGNGTLLEELTTEGLALEAGKIEKLKQMAWDFDGSLVSLLITDYIPNKSDEFNFLDSLATKLQKEIPNSKDVEYFTSNLEFFRPAVAMGEIAPNITLPTPGGETASLEDLRGKYVLLDFWAGWCKPCRAENPNVVNMYNKYNDKGFEVFSVSLDRTRNQWLDAIAKDGLVWSTHVSDLKYFQSAAAMTYKVNAIPFALLLDPEGRVIGKNLRGRALQNKLASIFGETE is encoded by the coding sequence ATGAAGAAGTTTTTAAACCTTTTGATCATCGCATTTGTAGTAAACGCTTGTGGTAGTTCAAAAGACGGTATGATTAAAATTACCGGTACTATTGAAAACCCAATTCCTCAAGGTGAGGTGATTCTCGAGCGTTATGAGACTGGACAAATTACCCCGGTACTGACCGCTTATTCTGACCACAAAGGCAATTTCGAGATTGAAACAGAAATTGATGGGCCTGGTTTTTACCGAATCAATGTCTATGGGCAACAATTCGAGACGATCGTGTTGGACGGTGATGATTTAAAAGTAGAGGCCGAGGGGCAGGGCGGAAGCATGATTCGTGTTACAGGATCTGATGATGCAGAATACATCGAACAGTTGTACGACTATCTAGGTGAATATCGTGATGTGGTTACCGCTTTTAATCAAAAGTATATCAATGCTCGTGATTCAGGTAATGGAACGCTATTAGAAGAGTTGACAACAGAAGGTTTGGCTTTGGAAGCTGGTAAGATCGAAAAGCTAAAGCAAATGGCTTGGGATTTCGATGGATCGCTTGTTTCTCTATTGATCACGGACTATATCCCGAATAAGTCCGATGAGTTCAATTTTCTGGATTCATTGGCGACCAAACTTCAAAAGGAGATTCCCAACTCAAAGGACGTGGAGTATTTCACATCAAACCTTGAGTTTTTTAGACCTGCAGTAGCAATGGGAGAGATTGCCCCTAACATTACTTTGCCTACTCCAGGTGGAGAGACAGCAAGCCTTGAAGACTTAAGAGGTAAGTATGTCTTGCTCGATTTCTGGGCTGGATGGTGTAAGCCATGTAGGGCCGAAAACCCGAACGTGGTGAATATGTACAATAAGTACAATGACAAAGGATTTGAGGTATTCAGCGTAAGTTTAGACAGGACGAGAAACCAATGGCTAGATGCTATTGCCAAAGATGGTTTAGTGTGGTCTACACATGTCTCTGATCTGAAATACTTTCAGTCTGCAGCCGCGATGACTTATAAAGTGAATGCCATACCATTCGCCTTATTGTTAGACCCTGAAGGACGGGTAATTGGCAAAAACTTAAGAGGAAGAGCTCTACAGAATAAGTTGGCTAGTATTTTTGGAGAGACGGAATAA
- a CDS encoding acyl-CoA thioesterase, translated as MAKKQKTCKDSCVTMTELVLPNDTNTLNNLMGGRLMHWMDVVSAIAAQKHSNRIVVTASADNISFRNPIQLGDVVTLEAKVTRAFSSSMEVYVEVYAENIPSGTRFKSHSAFFTFVAVDQGGRPIDVPELKPETSEEKELYDGALRRRQLRLVLAKRMKPEDATELKSIFETEV; from the coding sequence ATGGCAAAGAAGCAGAAAACTTGTAAGGACTCATGTGTCACCATGACCGAGTTGGTACTTCCTAACGACACCAATACGCTTAACAATCTTATGGGTGGACGTTTGATGCACTGGATGGATGTTGTTTCAGCTATTGCTGCTCAAAAGCACTCCAATCGCATCGTAGTGACTGCTTCTGCCGATAACATCTCATTTCGAAATCCGATACAATTGGGTGATGTGGTAACACTCGAAGCTAAGGTAACCCGAGCATTCAGCTCTTCTATGGAAGTCTATGTTGAGGTATATGCTGAGAACATCCCCTCTGGGACACGTTTTAAGAGCCATAGCGCCTTCTTCACCTTTGTAGCGGTAGATCAGGGTGGTCGCCCAATTGATGTGCCTGAATTGAAGCCAGAGACTTCTGAGGAGAAAGAACTTTACGATGGCGCACTGCGCAGAAGGCAACTAAGACTTGTTTTGGCCAAGCGTATGAAGCCGGAGGACGCTACCGAGCTTAAGAGTATTTTCGAGACAGAGGTATAG
- a CDS encoding protein-L-isoaspartate(D-aspartate) O-methyltransferase, translating to MEDSYRHKGMRRQLVKTVQAQGIKDERVLAAIGKIPRHFFFENALVEHAYEDKAFPIGAGQTISQPYTVAFQSELLQIKPGDKVLEIGTGSGYQAIVLLELGADVYTIEYQKTLYEHTKSFLPKMGYKPHFFYGDGSQGLSRFAPYDKIIVTAGAPTVPNALIDQLKVGGCLVIPVGNQKTQQMMRITKTGESKITSEVFNDFKFVPLLGDDGWK from the coding sequence ATGGAAGACAGTTACAGACACAAAGGTATGCGCAGACAGTTGGTAAAAACTGTACAAGCGCAGGGTATTAAAGACGAACGCGTACTCGCAGCAATCGGTAAAATTCCACGTCATTTCTTTTTTGAAAACGCCTTGGTTGAACATGCTTACGAAGACAAGGCCTTCCCTATTGGTGCCGGCCAAACTATCTCACAACCATATACCGTTGCCTTCCAAAGTGAGCTGCTTCAAATCAAACCTGGGGATAAAGTCCTTGAGATCGGAACTGGTTCGGGTTATCAAGCAATAGTGCTTCTGGAATTGGGTGCCGATGTCTATACTATAGAGTATCAGAAGACGCTTTATGAGCATACTAAATCTTTCTTGCCCAAGATGGGTTATAAGCCCCACTTCTTCTATGGTGATGGTTCCCAAGGTTTGAGTCGATTTGCTCCCTATGATAAAATCATCGTTACTGCGGGTGCGCCTACCGTCCCCAATGCCTTGATAGATCAACTCAAAGTTGGTGGTTGTCTGGTGATCCCTGTCGGTAATCAGAAAACACAGCAGATGATGCGCATTACCAAGACCGGTGAAAGTAAAATCACGAGCGAAGTCTTCAATGACTTTAAGTTTGTGCCCCTACTCGGTGACGATGGGTGGAAGTGA
- the tpx gene encoding thiol peroxidase, with protein sequence MANITLGGTPTHTNGELPNTGTAANNFELSAVDLSTKTLSDYSGKSIVLNIFPSVDTGVCATSIRTFNKTAADLDNTVVLCISRDLPFAQGRFCGAEGIENVEMLSDFKTGQFGKDYGLEIMDGAFAGLHSRCIVVINPEGNVVYTEQVPEIGQEPNYEAALASL encoded by the coding sequence ATGGCAAATATTACACTTGGAGGTACTCCTACTCACACGAACGGAGAACTACCTAACACGGGAACCGCAGCAAACAACTTTGAACTATCAGCTGTAGATTTATCAACGAAAACGCTCAGTGACTACAGCGGAAAGAGCATTGTGCTCAATATTTTCCCTAGCGTGGACACAGGTGTATGTGCCACTTCGATACGTACCTTCAACAAAACAGCGGCTGATTTAGACAACACTGTCGTGCTTTGTATTTCAAGAGACCTTCCTTTTGCTCAGGGTAGATTCTGTGGCGCAGAAGGTATTGAAAATGTAGAAATGCTATCAGACTTTAAAACCGGGCAATTCGGTAAGGATTATGGCTTAGAGATTATGGATGGCGCCTTTGCCGGCTTACACTCAAGATGCATCGTTGTGATTAACCCTGAAGGCAATGTAGTCTATACGGAGCAAGTGCCGGAGATTGGTCAGGAGCCGAATTACGAGGCTGCATTAGCGAGCTTATAG
- a CDS encoding DUF4345 domain-containing protein has product MNKNKFSILKNLHLLVSLTIVVPFAFIYGLSPADTLPEYFDFNVETTDLKNVFRAIMGLYLGISFVWILGIIKPNLWKTATILHVVFMLGLALGRALSMLMDGIPSQAFVTGFILELVLGYYGLLQLKRIK; this is encoded by the coding sequence GTGAACAAAAACAAATTCTCCATTCTCAAAAACCTACATCTACTGGTCTCATTGACCATTGTAGTTCCGTTTGCCTTTATTTACGGACTCTCTCCAGCCGATACCCTTCCTGAGTATTTCGATTTTAATGTAGAAACCACAGATCTCAAGAATGTGTTTCGAGCCATTATGGGTTTATACCTTGGTATTTCATTTGTCTGGATATTAGGCATTATTAAACCGAACTTATGGAAGACAGCGACCATACTTCATGTAGTCTTTATGCTTGGATTGGCTTTGGGCCGTGCATTGAGTATGCTAATGGATGGCATTCCATCTCAAGCTTTCGTGACGGGCTTCATACTCGAACTTGTCTTAGGTTACTATGGGCTCTTGCAACTGAAAAGAATCAAGTGA
- a CDS encoding riboflavin synthase: MFTGIIETIGEVVAIEKEGTNYHYDIKSEVSKELKVDQSIAHNGTCLTVVKVMDNVHRVTAIDETLQKTNLGDWETGSIVNLERCMVANGRFDGHVVQGHVDQIGTVTNIQEQDGSWLFDFEYDISQGNVTVEKGSVCVNGTSLTCFNSEEGKFRIAIIPYTYEYTNFHQLKVGDKVNLEFDIIGKYVKRLLGQS; this comes from the coding sequence ATGTTCACAGGAATTATAGAGACGATAGGCGAGGTGGTCGCAATAGAGAAAGAGGGTACCAATTATCACTACGATATCAAGAGTGAAGTGAGTAAGGAGTTGAAGGTAGACCAGAGCATTGCGCATAATGGCACCTGTCTTACTGTTGTGAAGGTAATGGATAATGTGCACCGCGTGACTGCCATTGACGAAACGCTACAAAAGACCAATCTAGGAGATTGGGAAACGGGTTCAATTGTGAATTTAGAGCGTTGTATGGTCGCTAATGGTCGATTTGACGGGCATGTGGTTCAAGGGCATGTGGATCAAATTGGTACAGTCACCAATATTCAAGAACAGGATGGCAGCTGGCTTTTTGACTTTGAATATGATATTTCTCAGGGAAATGTAACGGTAGAGAAGGGATCGGTTTGTGTAAATGGAACAAGTTTAACCTGCTTTAATTCTGAGGAAGGTAAATTCAGAATTGCCATCATTCCTTACACCTATGAGTATACCAACTTCCATCAATTAAAGGTTGGAGACAAGGTTAACCTGGAGTTTGATATCATTGGTAAGTACGTTAAGAGACTGCTAGGACAATCATGA